attaaaaattaaaatataaaatatttattatattacatatattatacacaatTTATAGGTGGGTTCAAGTAAATAGTGATAAGAgtacagaaaaatatagagagaCAAGAAACGAATCAGATGAGGAAGATGAAGATATAAaaccaataataaaatcggaAAGATTGTCTCCTTGTGAACAAGATACAAACTTaccaaatgaaaattttattaaagttttaccAGGTCTTCATTTGACTTTTAATCTTGAAGCTGGATCTTTGTTACCATTAGCAATAaagtaaacatttttaatattattttaataatcttattagcaatatatattaatatatataaatgttttttatatagaggTCGAGTCATGCACGGAAggcattttacatttaaatcaatattatctcATACAGCAATTACAATAGTTGCACCTTCAGTTACCGGAACTCTAGTTTCTAGGGAAAAACCATATGTAGTTCAAGGACCATGGTTACAAGTTTTGCTTCCAGAAGATTTATCTGAAAAGATGGCTCAAGAGTTTCAAGTTTTAAATTCACCAAATcaggtaattaataatactaatttagtgaaataatatatcaaaatatttttatatattttataattaaaattacttattttttatttatagattcagTTGCCAAAGACATTTTCTTGGCCCGAACATAAATTGGTTATTACTGTTGTAAATGACtgaaaaaactaaattaatactattaatattatttaaaaatattgttaaaactgAATTAGGATAAATTGACGTAAGCAAAGTATTATCTAATCTCGTTACAAAAGAATTTcgacgaaattatttataatcaaattgcGTTTTTGCAGTTATCGAAAGCAAGCGATAGATTACTAGCGAGACTTTATTTATCAATGTGTAAAAGAAGAGATAaactattatgaatatatttttttatccaacaaaagaaatagaaaataatttgtaatgacaattttttttatatatctctcttttacaaattgatatttgttaaagatttatatttaattatgtatatataatagaacacAAATTACAAAgtgtaattttgtatttgataTACGAGTTTAcacattgttattttatacaaaacatttttgtaaatagaGAAACTTTTCTGGCAGCGTCCGTCAGAATTCTGTACCAATTTTTACGAATGAAAAGTGTATGatgtaatgataaatataagaaataatatttataaggaaatatatattttattttttatagcttTCTTGGTATAGATTTTATTCACTGCATGTGTTAGATGTATAATCACTCCTTTTTAAATCTgtgagataataatttaatttattaacataaaattaatttttatgttttttaacaatgttaatacaacaaaaaaagtaaatttttcgatataaaaaaaattattttaatataatatttatcaattcataattctgcattaaaatttatttaatttttttttcttttttctctaaatctttaccttgtaatttcttttattctaatcGTCGAGTTCCAGTATAGGATCACCTCGAGGTCGTTTGCCATAACGTCGATTCATCCTTCTCCCTGTTCTTCTTTGCGCCGGACAAATTTCTAGTTCTTCTAGTTTATTCGAATCCGGGTTTCCTGGGTTAAGGAACGCAGCTATTCGAGAGTTCTGGGAGATATGTATGACATTGGAACTATCATGTGAATCAATAACAATTTTGATTAGTGTACAATAGACCGTTGTAATGAACGATCCTTTAAGCTTTCAAAGTGTTAAATgttcaaaattgtatatataaaaaaatataaattgtatatataaagtacaAAACAAATGTATTGAAGCACTCTAATTTTTTCAGTAATGTTTTTCTCAAATCTCTAAAATATaagagtttctttttattaaaatttaaatatatgataaaatatattaaaatacaaatatatttttattattgttagatgataaagatgaataataaaaaatacataaaaattacattgtaaaaatattatttttgtcgaaactatattactatattattttacaatataaataataattatgtaatttgatattttatttgtaatctttttttttatcaatctttttaaagattttgataaaaaatgttattggaGAAATTAATGTCTCAATATTTCTATGTGGCATTGtacatttattgattaaagtgAAAAACCATATACAAAAcatgataatgaaaatgagaaGGACATTCGATGAACATGAAGAATGTAATGCATCATCatcagataaatatatattaaagtcttcaaaataattgagaaaaccggttattggaataatttgaatgcttaaattaaacgttaaagttataagaaaatatatcatatataataatattttattcgatattttataggttattaaaattataattggactctcgaaatattaataggaaatattaacaagtaaaaaaatataaataaaaattctgaaaatgataaataaaaaatttcaaatattatgaaattcctacttttattatattcttggcGACGTTAAATGCCGCGATCCAAAGCAAAACAACAATGCAGGCAGAGGCGAAATCCTCGACTTCTTCGCAAGTGATATTGCTAATGACTCTAACAATCCCTCGAAACACGTTCACGAATGTTTGCATGGATTCGATGCCTAGGTCCCTTAGGAAACAGATCACCTGGAAAATCAGGTTCATCACCGCTAGTATCAGCTCGATTATCCTTGCCAAGAAATCGAAAATGATGTCGAATAACTTTTCGATGGTCTCCCATAGCCAGCAAGTAATTCGCGAGAAAAACTCGACGAATTCTTGGGTTACATTTGACatacgatttttcattttttgagaTAATTCCTATTCTCATTTACATAGCttctaattcaaatttctttgattttcctGTCACGTTTcacatcgaatcgaattttgtACTTCATGCGCTCTTTAAGAATAATGATTCGATTTTGGATAAAttcagagaatttttattctcgagttttttgtttttttttttctctctttatttcttgCAGATTTCGTGACATTTTTTCAACGTACATATAGCAAAGATCAATTAAAACAAGCGCCTTTATATTCTTGAATTTACTGTGAACTCGACTTTGTTTGAactgtaaagaaaaaatacaaagttTGGAGTGAAAATAGAATACTAAGAACTTCTTCTTTGAATATcattcttgttttctttttgtttaatttaatttcgttataatgtcatttaaaatttggatTTAGGTTAGtataaactattaattttttttttttaatatttgaaaataatatttaatagtatatttattatatatttatttctgtaaatagaaattgtaactaatttatttttttcataattaaaaagaaatatataaatttctttattaatattaataataagtattaataaattaataataaaataagagattcaaattaaacaatgatatttataattaattattaatacaagattaagtaatattatttaataaaaaaaaatatttttctaaaaagtagagattataaatttctaaagatgtaaattgtttcaattttaatttttttgtgaaaatactttataatttttcaaaatcacaaaaattttttttaaaatatatttttttatctaagtttaagaataaatatttttttacgtgttataaatattttattaaaattatacacagatttataacttaaaattccttttattGGATATTCTATACAATCTGCGACAATtccatatatgtaatatatataatatatataattcgattgTATTCTTAAGCAAATAACTATAGTCACAAATGACACTTTCTAtgcatgaatattaataaaacaatagttacattatacaatataattataattataatggcaGTTGTTGCTCTTTCTATTCTGCAAACTATCAAATAGTATCAAACAGTGATTCTctatatgtttttttcttcataaataatttttttctttatatatatttggacctttaaattccttttattatactaaattttcatttgatatattgaataaatgcaataatttacgaacgaaagtaaaaaaatgctttcgatatttcacttacaagatattatattttctttta
This DNA window, taken from Apis mellifera strain DH4 linkage group LG12, Amel_HAv3.1, whole genome shotgun sequence, encodes the following:
- the LOC102654078 gene encoding uncharacterized protein LOC102654078, yielding MKNRMSNVTQEFVEFFSRITCWLWETIEKLFDIIFDFLARIIELILAVMNLIFQVICFLRDLGIESMQTFVNVFRGIVRVISNITCEEVEDFASACIVVLLWIAAFNVAKNIIKNSRIAAFLNPGNPDSNKLEELEICPAQRRTGRRMNRRYGKRPRGDPILELDD